The Triticum aestivum cultivar Chinese Spring chromosome 3A, IWGSC CS RefSeq v2.1, whole genome shotgun sequence genome includes a region encoding these proteins:
- the LOC123058991 gene encoding uncharacterized protein, with the protein MEKGEEVVSAMEKGEEVVPPLDEVPLTDGDVVVEEPHNGKCQNYGHYHEVGPTHFCKMILAPKMECLPMPLDFTKHFPAVRTEFKLKTNTDCGWRVTVRLMNDRVTLDRGWAPFAVVHQIKIRFMVTFKLLVPDTPKLTVFNDDVIEVVTKCGRHDNAFAVNV; encoded by the coding sequence ATGGAGAAGGGCGAGGAGGTGGTGTCGGCAATGGAGAAGGGCGAGGAGGTGGTGCCGCCCTTGGACGAGGTGCCGCTCACGGACGGGGatgtggtggtggaggagccccaCAATGGCAAGTGCCAGAACTATGGGCACTACCATGAGGTTGGGCCAACTCACTTCTGCAAGATGATCCTTGCCCCGAAGATGGAGTGCCTGCCTATGCCCCTGGACTTCACAAAGCACTTCCCCGCCGTGCGGACGGAGTTCAAGCTGAAGACAAACACCGACTGCGGATGGAGGGTCACTGTCCGGCTGATGAACGACCGAGTCACCCTCGATCGGGGTTGGGCCcccttcgccgtcgtccaccagaTCAAGATCCGGTTCATGGTGACCTTCAAGTTGCTGGTTCCCGACACCCCGAAGCTGACCGTCTTCAACGACGACGTCATTGAAGTGGTGACCAAGTG